CCAAAGCCGTCTCCCGGTCCCTTTCTTTCTTCTGATGCCGTGTTGTTGTTCTCTTCGGCTCCGTTTTTGAAATGCTCAATGCGTAGTTCCACCCTTTACAATAGGAACGACTACGCTGGCGAGGACGATGGTGCTGAGCTATATGTAGTTGTCGATAAATCACTCGCGCAGCCTGGCAAGGGGTATATTAGAGGGGCATATTAGATTGTGGGCGAGGCTATACGCTTCCGCGGCTCAAAGGAGCATCAGATGATGGACACAGCCTTCACGAACCAATGAGGTTTCCGTCGTCGGAGACCGGCTACTCGGTTCACCTGAGGCCATTCGGCAGGACTTCACTTTAGCGTACATAGACGATATGGTGATCGCGCTTTCCTCCTAAATCATGCTTGACGCCAGAGATTTTTTACTGCTCGTGGTGGAGAAGGGGATGAAGCGCATGAAGGAAATCCTTCATCCCGCCCTGTACGAACAGATGGCTCGAGAAATCGGCAACAGCATCGGCCTGGAACTGACTTATAAGACGCCGGCACCATCTCCCGACACACGTCCCCTCCCGCGCCCTCTCACACAGGAAGAGACTTCTCCTTTTCTCAAATCGCTCCGATCGACTGTGGGGTGGGTCGGTGACATCGCCATGAATGAATCGTCGTCCACGATCACCGTTTCTCTTCCCCGCTGCCCCTTCGGCTCTCTTCCCATAGAGAACCCCTACCTATGCCATGCCGAGGCAAGCATGATCGGAAGTATGGTCGGCGAACGCTTCGGATACGCCAAGGTATCGATCGTACCCGGTGACGGCGCTCCTCCCACAAATTGCCGTTTCACCATCCATCTTGAGCGAACGCCCGAAAGCCTTCTGATCGAAGGACCGAGTTTTCCGCTTGAGCGTGAGAAACCGCATACATCTTCAGGTCGAGACGCCGAACGGATGCTTTCTCTTCTTTCTTTATGGGAGCGGCAAATCGTCAAACTCATCGGAGAAGGCCTTTCGGATAAAGAAATCGCCGGCGCCTTGCATCTCAGCGTCCGCACCATCGAAGGCCACGTGGCAAAGATCCGCGCCAAAACGGGACTGAACTCTCGTAACGCTCTGATTCGATTCGCCCTTCAAGTGAATGGAAAATAGCGGGAGGAGAAGAATGCCGAGACACGCATGCCACGACGTCTCAAGAAAGGTTTCGACGAGAAAGACCGGGACCGCAAATCCGCCCCATGTTCGGATTCTCTTGGCCGACCCACACGACATCACGCTGGCCGGCGCGCGCCAGGTGCTGGAGCGGGTCCCCCGTTTCAAAGTGATCGGCCAAGCGACCACCGCCGCTGCCGCGATGTCCGCCATCGAAAGACAAACCGTCGACCTGGCAATCCTGGACGTTCGTCTTGACGGCGGGAACGGAATTGACGTGTGCCGCCGCATTCGCTCCGTTTTTCCCCGCACGCAGGTGCTGCTTCTCATCGACAGCATCGATGAAGAATCCTTCGTATCGGCCTTGCAAGCGGGCACGGCGGGAATCCTGGTCAAAAGCGTGGGAGGGGCCGGCTTGGTCCGCGCCATTGAAGCCGTCTGCGACGGCCACATCGTTTTCGACAGGAGCATCTTTCTTCACTTCGCGCCGCAGCTCTGCACCCAGGCGGCGGGGAAACAAGGCAGCGCTCGCGCGGATCTTTCCGTTCAAGAGCAACGGGTCATGGCGCTCGTGACGGAGGGAAAAACCAACAAAGAAATCGCCGTGGCTCTTGGTCTCAGCGATAAAACGGTGAAGAACTACTTATACCGCGTGTACGACAAACTGCAGGTCACGCGTCGGGCCCAAGCGACGAAGACGTTTATCGAGCGAACCCGCGCAGCCGGCGCCTTTGGAGTGACCGATTTCGGCTGCCCCTTCCTATCGCCCC
This sequence is a window from Candidatus Nitrospira inopinata. Protein-coding genes within it:
- a CDS encoding response regulator transcription factor, whose amino-acid sequence is MPRHACHDVSRKVSTRKTGTANPPHVRILLADPHDITLAGARQVLERVPRFKVIGQATTAAAAMSAIERQTVDLAILDVRLDGGNGIDVCRRIRSVFPRTQVLLLIDSIDEESFVSALQAGTAGILVKSVGGAGLVRAIEAVCDGHIVFDRSIFLHFAPQLCTQAAGKQGSARADLSVQEQRVMALVTEGKTNKEIAVALGLSDKTVKNYLYRVYDKLQVTRRAQATKTFIERTRAAGAFGVTDFGCPFLSPRSPSTLSQN
- a CDS encoding response regulator transcription factor, with the protein product MKRMKEILHPALYEQMAREIGNSIGLELTYKTPAPSPDTRPLPRPLTQEETSPFLKSLRSTVGWVGDIAMNESSSTITVSLPRCPFGSLPIENPYLCHAEASMIGSMVGERFGYAKVSIVPGDGAPPTNCRFTIHLERTPESLLIEGPSFPLEREKPHTSSGRDAERMLSLLSLWERQIVKLIGEGLSDKEIAGALHLSVRTIEGHVAKIRAKTGLNSRNALIRFALQVNGK